In Mycolicibacter virginiensis, the DNA window GCCCAGGCCGAGCACCAGGTACTGCGCGCAGAACACGATGTCGTACACCTGCGCGATGTCGTCGAGTCCGTTGATCCGCCGGATGAACTCGATATTGGACGGGCACCACGGCGCGTCGGGCCGCACGCCGTACATGTAGCGGCGGATGGCCTCGTGGGTGCCGGGGTCGTCCCAACTGAGCGGCAGCCGCACCGAGCGGCTCGGCACCACCAGTTCATCGCAGGGCGGCAGCGCATCGTCGATGGCGGCCACTTCGTCGATCACCTCGGCGCACGAGAACTGCTCGGGGTCGAACTGGATCTGCAGCGATCGCACACCCGGCGTCAGCTCGGCCAATCCGGGCAGCCCCCGTTCACGGATCTGGTCGTAGAGCACCTGTACCCGCGCCCGCAGCGCCAAATCCAGTGTCATCGGCCCGTATTCGAGCAGAACGCCGCTGTCACCGGCGCGCCGCAGGGTAACGGCCGTCCCGTCGCGGCCGGTGTAGCGCTGCAGCACTCCGTCATCGCCGTCGCCGGAGCGGGAGACTACGACAGGCAGCGCCGCGCGCCGTTGCACACCCAGCGCTGCCGTCGGTAGGGCGTGGTCGGCACGGATCGGCACCAACCGCACGGTGTCGCCGGGCGACAGCTGGCCCAGTTTCCACCGGTCGCCGCGTACCACCGTCACTGGGCAGACGAATCCGCCCAGGCTGGGCCCGTCGGGACCGAGCAGGATCGGGGTGTCGCCGGTGAAGTCCAACGCACCGATGCTGTAGGCGGTGTCGTGAATGTTGGACGGATGCAGGCCGGCATCGCCGCCGTCGGGGCGAGCCCACCGTGGTTTCGGCCCGACGAGCCGCACGCCGGTGCGGTCGGAGTTGAAGTGCACGGTGTAGTCGGTGGTGGTCAGGGTGGTCATGTCGGCGCGGGTCATGAACTCCGGCGCCGCATGCGGACCTTCGGTCACCGCGAGCTCCCAATGCCGCCCGATGCTGGGCTGGATCTGACTGGGGGCGCGGGCGAGGGTCGGCGGGGCGCCGTCGCGGCCGACGGCGCTAAGGCGATCCGATTCGCGCAGCGCCCGGCCGTGGTGTCCGCCGAACACACCTTGGGTGAAGGTTGCTGCACTGCCCAGGAATTCCGGCGCGGCGATGCCTCCCTCGATCAGGACGTAGCAGCGCATTCCCGGACCTGCAATGACGCCGATCTCGAGCAGTCCACCGGCGGGTATCCGAACCGACTGCCATTGCGCAACCGGGGCACCGTCCAGCCTGACGGGCACCGCAGCGCCGGTGACGCACACCCAGGCTGGGTCCGAAAAGCGCAGGGCAGGACCCGCCTTGGTGCATTCCAAGCCGGCCGCACCCTCGCGATTGCCCAGTACCTGATTGCCGATTCGAAACGACAGGTCGTCCATCGGCCCGGACGGCGGCACCCCGACATGCCAGTAGCCGACGCGCCCGGGCCAGTCCTGCACCGTGGTGAACATGCCCGGCGAGACCACCTCGATGCCGATCATGTTCGGCTGATCACCATCCGCACCGGTGTCGGGTCAAAACCGTTGCACGGGTTGTTGATCTGCGGGCAGTTCGACACCAGTACCAGGGTGTCGATCTCCGCGCGAAGGGTCAGGCTCTTGCCCGGGGCCGAGAGGCCGTCGACGATGCCCAGCGTGCCGTCGGCTTCGACGGGGACGTTCATGAACCAGTTGATGTTGGAGACGATGTCGCGTTTACCCAGGCCCCACCGGGCCCCCTCGGCGAGGAAGTTCTCCACGCAGGCGTGCTGGTGGGCGGTGTGGTGCCCGTAGCGCAGGGTGTTGGATTCCTGCGAGCAGGCTCCGGCGATGGTGTCGTGGTTGCCGACCTCGTCGGCGACGACGGTCATCAGGGCGGTGCCGTCGGCGCTGCGCAACACCGAGCCGGTGCTCAAGAAGATATTGCGCGCAGCGGCAACGGTGGCCTGGGCGCTGTACCGGCGGGTGTGGTCACCGGCGTCGTAGAGCAGGCAGTCCACCGCCTGGTTTCCGTGCAGATCGATGATCTGCAGCAGATCTCCAGCGCGCACCACTGCCGACCAGGGCGCCCGGGCCGCCACCACCTCGTCGGAGACGATGCGCGGGGCCTGAGAGGGGCTGGTCATGAGCACTCCCCCGTTCCGGCGGCCCAGGCCGCCTCGGTGTTCTGCACCGCTCGTAGGTATTCCGGGTCCTGGTCGGCTAGGTCAGCCAACTGCTCGCCGGCCCGCCAGGCAACTACGTCCAATGGCGTTGCAGGCGGGTGGGGATCCAGCGGGTGCGCGGCATTGGCAACCACCAGCACCACCGGAAGGTGGATCAGCAGGTCCGTCGCCGCGCCGGGCCCCGCGGACCCGGTGAATGCCAGTGCCCCGCTGACCGGATCGACGCGAACCCCGCGGAACAATGACACCGACGGCGCCACATCTCGAATGCCCATGCCGTGCTTGATCGCGCCCAACAGCAGCAGTTGTCGGCCGATGGCGTCCGGGCCGCAGAGCATGTCGTGGTGTCCCGAGGAGTCGGCGACGACGGTGGCCAGCACCCGGCCCTGATCGGACAGCAGCGGATGGCCGGCACCAAGGTAGGCCTGCCACGGGACCTTCATCGTGTCGGCGACGTTGAGCCGTTCCCAAGGCGCGTCGGCGCGGTACAGCAACAGATGCGCGCACGCGCCGCCCTCGATATCGATCAGTCGGAGCCGGCTGCCGCGGGCCAGCACCTTGGTGGCGTAACCGTTCGCCGGGATCGACTCGGACCAGATCAGCGTCGCCGTGTCGACGCCGTCCGGAGCCGCCGGGATGCGCATCGACGCGTGCTGCGCCTGAGCGCGCGCGTGCAGGCGTGCGCCGTCGGTGGAATCGGTGCGTGGGTTTTCCATGACCAGGAAGCT includes these proteins:
- a CDS encoding 5-oxoprolinase/urea amidolyase family protein codes for the protein MIGIEVVSPGMFTTVQDWPGRVGYWHVGVPPSGPMDDLSFRIGNQVLGNREGAAGLECTKAGPALRFSDPAWVCVTGAAVPVRLDGAPVAQWQSVRIPAGGLLEIGVIAGPGMRCYVLIEGGIAAPEFLGSAATFTQGVFGGHHGRALRESDRLSAVGRDGAPPTLARAPSQIQPSIGRHWELAVTEGPHAAPEFMTRADMTTLTTTDYTVHFNSDRTGVRLVGPKPRWARPDGGDAGLHPSNIHDTAYSIGALDFTGDTPILLGPDGPSLGGFVCPVTVVRGDRWKLGQLSPGDTVRLVPIRADHALPTAALGVQRRAALPVVVSRSGDGDDGVLQRYTGRDGTAVTLRRAGDSGVLLEYGPMTLDLALRARVQVLYDQIRERGLPGLAELTPGVRSLQIQFDPEQFSCAEVIDEVAAIDDALPPCDELVVPSRSVRLPLSWDDPGTHEAIRRYMYGVRPDAPWCPSNIEFIRRINGLDDIAQVYDIVFCAQYLVLGLGDIYLGAPVATPLDPRHRLVTTKYNPARTWTPENAVGIGGAYLCIYGIEGPGGYQFVGRTTQVWNHRHATAGLFDPETPWLLRYFDRICFYPVQAEELLELRADMAAGCGRVDITDGEFSLPAYRRFLADNAESIAGFRDQQVAAFTAERNAWHEAGEIARG
- a CDS encoding DUF1989 domain-containing protein; its protein translation is MENPRTDSTDGARLHARAQAQHASMRIPAAPDGVDTATLIWSESIPANGYATKVLARGSRLRLIDIEGGACAHLLLYRADAPWERLNVADTMKVPWQAYLGAGHPLLSDQGRVLATVVADSSGHHDMLCGPDAIGRQLLLLGAIKHGMGIRDVAPSVSLFRGVRVDPVSGALAFTGSAGPGAATDLLIHLPVVLVVANAAHPLDPHPPATPLDVVAWRAGEQLADLADQDPEYLRAVQNTEAAWAAGTGECS
- a CDS encoding urea amidolyase associated protein UAAP2, yielding MTSPSQAPRIVSDEVVAARAPWSAVVRAGDLLQIIDLHGNQAVDCLLYDAGDHTRRYSAQATVAAARNIFLSTGSVLRSADGTALMTVVADEVGNHDTIAGACSQESNTLRYGHHTAHQHACVENFLAEGARWGLGKRDIVSNINWFMNVPVEADGTLGIVDGLSAPGKSLTLRAEIDTLVLVSNCPQINNPCNGFDPTPVRMVISRT